CATTAACACTTTTTACTCCTTCTATAGATCCAACTTTATTTTTTGCATCTTCTGTAATAAATCCTGCTAATGGGCACATAGGTGTTGTTAAAGTCATTAATACGTGAACATTATCTTCTTCATCTATGTTAATATCATATATAAGACCTAAAGATACAACATCAAAACCTATTTCCATATCATATACGTTTCTTAAAGCGTCCATAACTTGATCTTTAGTTACCATTTATCTCATCTCCTTTAAAATATTTTGAATTTATAATAATTTCAGAATTACTTTTAAATTGTTGAAATTCTGAAGTTATTAATTTATCAAATAATTGCTTAGCTTTTTCATCTTTGATATTTTCAATAATTAAATTTGTAGCGTCTTCTAAAGTCATTTGTTTTCTCGGTATTTTCTTATTAATTTTTATTAATGCAAAATAATTATCATTATATTTTACTGGATCTAATATTGCTCCAGGTACAGAATTTTTTATTGTTTTAATAAATTCATTCGATTCATCTTCAACGCTTATTGTTAATGATGTGGATTCGTTAGAAGTATTATAAACTTCATCAAAAGTGTAATAACCATCTATAATTTTTTTATAGGTTAACGATGCTTCATCAGAAGATTTAAAAAAAACCATTTTTAATTCAGCAGATTGTTGAGTAAAATATTTTTCTTTATTCTGTTCATATTCATTTTTGATTTCTTCGTTTGTAACTTCTACATTATTTAACAAATATTGATATATCGATGAAACTGAATTTTTATATAATCTCTCATGATATATATTGTAAATATATTGATCTTTATTTTCAAACCCTTTAGAAAGGAAATAAAGCATTATATCATTATCATTTAAACTTGAAGAGTTTAAAATTTCATTAGTTTGATTTTTTATAGTACTAAATAAATCATTTTTACTTAAATTTATTCCTTTACTTTCAACATATTGAATAAATAAAATTTCACCAGATAATCTATCTAATATATATTTTTCATATTTTTTAACTACACTATTTCCTTCATTTGTCCCAACTAAAATTTTATAAAATGTGTTATTAATATTATTTATTCCTCTTAATATTTCTAAAGATTTAGCTTGTGATTGGAAATAATCATAATTAACAATTTCATCATTAATTATTACAATTGTTTTTTCATCTAAATCCTTATATGATATTGCACCAAATGATGAAATGATTAACAACATAATAATAATAAAAAATATGTTTTTTTTCATTATTTATCCTCCCCTATATAATTTTCTAAATATTTTCGAGCAGCTTTTGATATTAATGTTTCTATGTTTATATTATTTTTAACATAATAATATATCAAATGCGTTAAAAAAACAATATGATATTTTTCATCATTATTATCTTTTATATTATTTAAATCTTCTATCATTAAATCTATTACATCATAATCTTTATACGGATCATAATTAACAGCAAAAGAATTTTCTATTAAACGTCTTAAATTCATTAAAGGAGGCATACCAGGATTATATTCACCAATTTTAGAATATTTTTTATTTCCTTTTTCTTTTGCTTTTAATTTCTCCCATTGTTCATATGAATATTCACCTTCTTCTTTAAAAACATGTGGATGTCTACGAACTAATTTTTCATTTAATCTTTCTATTACTTCATTAATAGTAAATTCTTTATTTTCTTTTGCAATTTGTGAATGAAAAATAACCTGCAATAGCACATCTCCTAACTCTTCTACTAAATAGTTATTATTTTTGCTATCTATAGCATGTACTAATTCATATGCTTCCTCGATAGCATACGGTTTTAGTGACTCATGTGTTTGTTCTTTATCCCAAGGACAACCTTTTTCCGATCTTAGAATTTCCATAATTTCTAATAATTTTTTAAAATTTTCTAATTCTTTCATATAATCCTCCTATAATCCTATTCTCATTAATCGCATAATATTAAATTCATTTCTATTAAATTTAATTTCATTTTTCAATAGCATAGTTTTAACTGGATTAAATGTTATTCTGTAAAATTCTTTAATTCCATATTTTTTTATATTTTCAATATGTTCCTTAGTTGGATATCCTTTATGTTTTTGAAAATTATACTCAGTATATTTTTCACCCAATTCTGTCATAATTCTATCTCTATAAACTTTTGCTAAAATTGATGCTGCTCCTATAATTTTTGATTTAGAATCTCCTTTTACTATACACTCGTAATTTTTTATATTTAATTTAAAATTTTTCCCATCAATAATAATATATTTATCAATAATATTAAATTCCTTTAATACTCTTTCAATACCTAATGTTGTAGCAGAAAAAATATTGTATAAATCTATTTCTTCAGGTGTTGATAATTTTATAGAATACTTGAAATTTTCTGTAATTATTTTAAATGCCTCATCTCTAGATTTTTCTGACATTTTTTTTGAATCATTAGATATTTTATTTAATATATCTAATTGACTTTTATCTTCTAATAACAAAGCACCAACAACCACCGGTCCTGCTAAAGGACCTCTCCCTGCTTCATCTACACCAATAATTTTACCATATTTTTCTATATATTCTAAATCCATTTTTTCACTCCTAAATTTTAATAATTTCAATACATTATTATTACAAAAAAATATGAAAAAATTCTTAACATTTATGGTAAAATTATATAGAAAAATATTTCATAGGAGGTAGCTATATGATTTTATCTGAAAGAGCTTCAAACATGCAAGCATCACCTATTAGGAAATTAATACCATATGCTGAACAAGCTAAAAAAGCTGGAAAGACGGTTTTACATTTAAATATAGGTCAGCCAGACTTAGAAACTCCTAAGGCTTTTTTTGATTATATCGAGAAAAACAAACCTGAAGTAATAGCTTATTCTCATTCTGCAGGATTAATAGAACTAAGAGAGGCTTTTTCCGCTTATTATAATAAAAATGATATACCTTTTTCTACAGAAGAAATTATTGTTACCAATGGTGGTAGCGAAGCAATTATCTTTTCTTTAGCAGCTATTGCTGATCCAGGCGATGAAGTTATTGTAATAGAACCATTTTATGCTAATTACAAAGGATTCGCAGAAATGATAAATGTAAAATTAGTTCCTGTAAAAGCTTTACCAGAAACAGGTTATGCTGTACCTCCTACAGAAGAATTTGAAAAAGTTGTATCTAGTAGAACAAAAGGAATTATTTTTTCTAATCCATCAAATCCAACAGGCGCAGTTTACACTGAAGAAGAATTAAAAAGAATTGTTGATTTTGCTAAAAAACATGACCTTTTTATCATTTCTGATGAAGTTTATAGGGAATTTACTTTTGATGGTACAAAACATATTTCCACAATGGCATTTGGAGAATATGATAGAACAATTGTTGTAGATAGTGTTTCAAAAAGATATAGTGCATGCGGAGCTAGAATAGGTGTCTTTGCAACAAAAAATAAAGATTTATATAATCAAGTAATGAAAATGGCTCAATCAAGATTATGCCCTCCAACAATAGCTCAATTGGGTACCATTGGATTATTAGAAATGGATGATTCATATATAAAAGAAGTGTATAAAGAATATGATAAAAGAAGATTAGCTGTATATGAAGAATTATCAAAAATAGAAGGTGCTGTTTTTGAAAAACCAAAAGGTGCATTTTATGTATCTGTAAAATTGCCAATTGACGATAGTGAAGAATTTGTAAAATGGGTACTTACAGATTTTAGTATAGATAACACCACCGTTATGGTTGCACCATTA
The window above is part of the Marinitoga sp. 38H-ov genome. Proteins encoded here:
- a CDS encoding metal-sulfur cluster assembly factor, coding for MVTKDQVMDALRNVYDMEIGFDVVSLGLIYDINIDEEDNVHVLMTLTTPMCPLAGFITEDAKNKVGSIEGVKSVNVELTFDPPWDPSKASDEVRTILGI
- a CDS encoding peptidylprolyl isomerase: MKKNIFFIIIMLLIISSFGAISYKDLDEKTIVIINDEIVNYDYFQSQAKSLEILRGINNINNTFYKILVGTNEGNSVVKKYEKYILDRLSGEILFIQYVESKGINLSKNDLFSTIKNQTNEILNSSSLNDNDIMLYFLSKGFENKDQYIYNIYHERLYKNSVSSIYQYLLNNVEVTNEEIKNEYEQNKEKYFTQQSAELKMVFFKSSDEASLTYKKIIDGYYTFDEVYNTSNESTSLTISVEDESNEFIKTIKNSVPGAILDPVKYNDNYFALIKINKKIPRKQMTLEDATNLIIENIKDEKAKQLFDKLITSEFQQFKSNSEIIINSKYFKGDEINGN
- a CDS encoding MazG family protein, giving the protein MKELENFKKLLEIMEILRSEKGCPWDKEQTHESLKPYAIEEAYELVHAIDSKNNNYLVEELGDVLLQVIFHSQIAKENKEFTINEVIERLNEKLVRRHPHVFKEEGEYSYEQWEKLKAKEKGNKKYSKIGEYNPGMPPLMNLRRLIENSFAVNYDPYKDYDVIDLMIEDLNNIKDNNDEKYHIVFLTHLIYYYVKNNINIETLISKAARKYLENYIGEDK
- a CDS encoding ribonuclease HII: MDLEYIEKYGKIIGVDEAGRGPLAGPVVVGALLLEDKSQLDILNKISNDSKKMSEKSRDEAFKIITENFKYSIKLSTPEEIDLYNIFSATTLGIERVLKEFNIIDKYIIIDGKNFKLNIKNYECIVKGDSKSKIIGAASILAKVYRDRIMTELGEKYTEYNFQKHKGYPTKEHIENIKKYGIKEFYRITFNPVKTMLLKNEIKFNRNEFNIMRLMRIGL
- a CDS encoding pyridoxal phosphate-dependent aminotransferase, with protein sequence MILSERASNMQASPIRKLIPYAEQAKKAGKTVLHLNIGQPDLETPKAFFDYIEKNKPEVIAYSHSAGLIELREAFSAYYNKNDIPFSTEEIIVTNGGSEAIIFSLAAIADPGDEVIVIEPFYANYKGFAEMINVKLVPVKALPETGYAVPPTEEFEKVVSSRTKGIIFSNPSNPTGAVYTEEELKRIVDFAKKHDLFIISDEVYREFTFDGTKHISTMAFGEYDRTIVVDSVSKRYSACGARIGVFATKNKDLYNQVMKMAQSRLCPPTIAQLGTIGLLEMDDSYIKEVYKEYDKRRLAVYEELSKIEGAVFEKPKGAFYVSVKLPIDDSEEFVKWVLTDFSIDNTTVMVAPLSGFYATEGAGKQEIRIAYVLESDKLKFATHILAEAVKAYNNR